DNA from Petropleomorpha daqingensis:
CAACGGCTCGTCGAGCCGGGGGACGGCGGCCCGCACGTGCAGCCCGGCGACGGCGAGCAGCCCCGAGAAGGTGCCCAGCCGGCGGGCGGAGTCGTGGTTGCCGGGCGTCAGGACGACGGTGGCGCCGGCCCCGAGCAGGCGGGCCACCACGCGGTCGAGCACCGCCTGCGCGTCGGCCGAGGGCACCGCGCGGTCGTAGACGTCGCCGGCGACCAGCACGACGTCGACCGACTCGGCCGTCACGACGTCGGCGAGCCCGCCGAGCACGGCCTCCTGCTCGGCGAGCAGGTCGGCGCCGTGCAGGGACCTCCCGATGTGCCAGTCGGAGGTGTGCAGGAGCCGCATGGGCGGACCGTAGGTCGCCGGGCCGACAGAACGCGTCCGGCACGCCGTGACGGAACGGTCCGGTACCTCACTGGGTGGCCCCATCCGGCACGCCCGGCACGGGTGACACAGCGACCCCGCCGCTCCTAGAGTCCGGGCCAGTCCACCGAGGAGGCGAACGTGCCGCTCGCTCCCGGGGACACGGTGGCCGGCTACACGGTGGTCCGCGAGCTCGGCACCGGCGGGATGGGCGCGGTCTACCTCGTCCGCCATCCCCGGCTGCCGCGGCTGGACGCCCTGAAGCTCCTGCGCCGCGAGCTCAACGACGACCCCGGGTACACCCAGCGGTTCCTCCAGGAGGCCGATGTCGTCGCGCGGCTCGCGCACCGCAACATCGTCTCGGTGCTCGACCGCGGCGAGGACGACGGTCAGCTGTGGCTGACCATGCAGTACGTCGAGGGCACCGACGCCGAGACCGCGCTCGCCGCGGCCGGTGGCCGGTTCGCCCCCGACCGGGCGGTGCACGTCGTCGCGGAGGTCGCGTCGGCGCTGGACGCCGCCCACCGCCAGCACCTGGTGCACCGCGACGTGAAGCCGGCGAACATCCTGCTGCGCGCCGGGGACGAGGGCGAGCGGGAGCAGGTGTTCCTCACCGACTTCGGGATCGCCAAGCCGCTGGACGGCGGCCAGGGACTGACCCGCACCGGCATGGTGCTGGCCACCTTCGACTACGCCTCACCCGAGCAGATCGAGTCCCGCACGCTGGACGGACGCTCGGACCAGTACTCCCTCGGCTGCGTGTTGTTCAGGCTGCTCACCGGCCGCGTCCCCTACCCCGGTCAGTCGCTGGTCGCCGCCGTCCAGGGTCACCTGGTCATGCCGCCGCCGCGGCCGACCGACCTGGTCCCCGACCTCCCGGCCGGGCTGGACGGCGTCGTCGCGCGGGCCATGGCCAAGCACCCCGAGGCGCGGTTCTCCTCCTGCCGCGAGCTCGCCGCCGCGGCGGCAGCCGCGCTGGCTCCCGGCCGGGTGCCGCCGGTGCTTGTGCGGCCGACCGAGCCGGAGACCGTCGTCGAGCTGGCCGGTCCCCCGCTCCCCCCGCCGCCGACCCACCCGGAGCTGCGCCCGACGTCGCCCACGCCGCCCCCGCAGCCCGGGCGCGCCCCGCCGCCGGTCTACGCGGCCCCCACCCCGCCACCCACCGCGCCGCCCTCCGTCCCGGCACCGCGGTCCCCCGTCACCGCACCACCGGTGACCGCCCCGGCCCGCCGTGGGCCGGGACGGTGGCTCTGGCTCGCCGCCGCGGTCGCCGTCCTCGTCGCCGGCGGGGCGACGTGGTGGTTCCTCGGCCGGGACGACGGCAGCGCGGGCGACTCGAGCGGCAGCTCCAGCGCCTCCAGGACGGCCGGGTCGCCGGCCCAGGCGGCGCTCGACGCCCTGCCGCGCGCCGATCCGCTGGCGACCGGCGTCCTCGTGGTCCCCCGCACGGTCGGCGGGCAGGTCGACCTGCACCTGGTGGACTCCGCGACCGGGGAGGAGATCGGCACGCACTCCGCCCCCGGTGACGACGTCGGGCCGGTCCTCTCCCCCGACCGGCGGTCCGTCGTCTTCTCCCGGGTGCTCGACGGCCGCACCGAGCTGCGGGTGATCGCCTCCGACGGCAGCGGCGACAGCCCGCTGTTCGCCTCCCCGCCGGCGAACTGCGCCTCCCCCGGGCGACCGGCGTGGAACCCGAAGGACCCCACGCAGCTCGCCCTGGTCTGCCACGGCGCGGGGACCGGCGGCGCGGACCGGCTCGTCCTGGTCGGCCTCGACGGGTCGGTGATCCGTGAGCTGGACGCCGGGCACGCTTACGTCGACGACCTCACCTTCTCCCCCGACGGCACCCGGCTGGCCTACTGGGCCAACGACCGGTCCGGCGTGGACGGCGGCAACATCGTCAGCCTCCCGGTCGACGGGTCCGGCGCCACGGCGCAGCTGACGACCGCCGGCGGTGACGCCGACCCGATCTGGTCACCCGACGGCATCTCCGTCGCCTTCCGGCGGGACGACGGCCACGGCGGGCGGCGGATCTTCGTGATGGCCGCCGACGGCAGCGGCCAGAAGCCGCTCACCTCGGCCGGGTACTTCGACCAGGACCCCACCTGGTCCCCCGACGGCTCGCAGCTGGCCTTCAAGAGCAACCGCGGCGGGAGCGGCGACTCGATCTGGATCATGGCCGCGGGCGGGGGCCAGCCGCGGCAGCTTCCCCTCGACGACAGCGCCGGCGACCAGGCCCCGGCGTGGGGAGCCCGCTAGAACTGACGGGTGGCGTGCCAGCCGTCGCCGTCGCCCTCGCCGCGGATGTAGCCGGCGTTCTCCTGCGCCCGGCGGTCGGCGTCCTCCTCGATCATGTGGTTGAGCAGCTGCTGGACGCCGTCGCTGTCGGGGATCGCCTTGAGCACGGTCGCGCCGCTCTCGCCCGCCGACTCGATGGTGAGCGTGCCGGAGTTGATGATCCGGTCCCACAGCGACTGCCGGTAGGAGACGTCGGTGATCCGGGACAGCCCGATGTCGCGGCCGTGGCGGGCGAGGATGCCTTGCCGGAACAGCAGGCGGTGCGTGGTGATCACGTAGTGCGTCGTCCGCCAGCGCAGCAGGGGGACGACGACCAGCGCCACGGCGAGGACCACGGCGACGACGACCAGCACGAGGCGCCAGGTGCCCTGGCTGCTCCCGTCGGGGATCACGGCCGCGCCGAACGAGGCGGCGCCGACGATGAGCAGGAACCACACGATCGGCCAGAAGACGGTCAGCCAGTGCGGGTGCAGGTGGCGGACCACCTCTTCGTCGTCCGCGAGGAGCTTGTCGGGGTAGGGCACGGAGCCAGGATGACGCAGCCGACGCCCGCCGGCGGCCATTCCGGTCGCGGGGACGTCACACCTTTCTCACGTGTTGCACGTCCCCCGAGGCGAGCTCGACCGTGCCGGTCTGCGTCGCCACCACCAGCCGGCCGTCCCAGTCGACCGCCTGCGCGACGCCCTCCAGCGTCGTCCCGTCGGGCAGCGTGACGGCGACCGTCGTCCCGACGGTGGACGACCAGGCCAGGTAGTCGGCGGCCAGACCCGAGGCGACCGGGTCACCGAGCGCCTCGACCCAGGCGCGGTAGCGCCGCTCGACCGCGCGCAGGAACGCCAGCAGCAGCGGGCCGCGGTCGACCGGCGAACCGGTGACCACCGACAGCGAGGTGCCGGTGTCGGGCAGCTCGGCGGCGTCGGTGTTCACGTTCAGGCCCGTGCCGACGACGACCGCTCCTCCGGATGCCTCGGCGAGGATGCCGGCCAGCTTGCGACCGTCGAGCGCGAGCAGGTCGTTGGGCCACTTCACCGAGGTGCGCACCCCCGTGGCCTCGCCCACGGACTCGGCCAGCGCGACCCCGGTGAGCAGCGGCAGCCAGCCGCGGCGCGCGGCCGGGACGTCCGGGCGGACCAGGAAGGAGACGGTCAGCCCGGCTCGTGGCGGCGAGGTCCAGGTGCGGTCCAGCCGGCCGCGGCCGGCCTCCTGGTACTCGGCGACGAGCACCGTGCCCTCGTCCGCGCCGCCCGTCGCGCGGGCGAGCAGCTCGGCGTTCGTGGAGCCGGTGCTCTGGACCACCTCGAGGGTGCGCCACAGCCCGCCGTCGCGGGTCAGCGCGGCGGCCAGGGCCCGCGCGTCGAGCGCCGGTCGCTCCAGATCCGACCAGCGGGAGGGAGTGGTCTCGGGCACTCCCTTACGCTACGGCCCGTGAGCGCGGGCGATCTCCAGAGCGCGGGTGAACACGTCCCCGACGACATCGACATCCACACGACGGCCGGCAAGCTGGCCGACTTCGAGCGCCGCGTGCAGGAGGCGACGCACGCGGGCTCCGAGCGCGCCGTCGAGAAGCAGCACGCCGCGGGGAAGATGACCGCGCGGGAGCGGATCGAGGCGCTGGTGGACCCGGGCTCGTTCACCGAGTTCGACGAGTTCGCCCGCCACCGGTCCACGAACTTCGGCATGGAGTCCCGCCGGCCCTTCGGCGACGGCGTCGTGACCGGCTGGGGCACCGTCGACGGCCGCCCCGTGGCGATCTTCTCCCAGGACGTCACCGTGTTCGGCGGCAGCCTCGGCGAGGTCTACGGCGAGAAGATCGTCAAGGTCCTCGACTTCGCCATGACCAACGGCTGCCCGGTCGTCGGCATCAACGAGGGCGGCGGCGCGCGCATCCAGGAGGGCGTGGTCTCCCTCGGCCTGTACGGCGAGATCTTCCGCCGCAACGTGCACGCCTCCGGCGTCATCCCGCAGATCTCGCTGATCATGGGCGCGAACGCCGGCGGGCACGTGTACTCCCCCGCGCTCACCGACTTCGTCGTCATGGTCGACAAGACCAGCCAGATGTTCATCACCGGCCCCGACGTGGTGAAGACGGTGACCGGCGAGGACGTCACGCTCGAGGAGCTCGGGGGCGCCCGCACGCACAACACGAAGTCCGGCGTCGCGCACTACCTGGCCGAGGACGAGGCCGACGCGCTGGACTACGTCAAGGCGCTGCTGTCCTACCTGCCGAGCAACAACCTCGACCCGCTGCCGGCCATCGAGGTGGCCCCGGCGGAGATCGCGCTCCCTGAGGCCCTGACCGACCTCGACCTCGAGCTCGACACGTTCATCCCCGACTCGGCCAACAGCCCCTACGACATGCACACCGTCATCGACCACGTGCTCGACGACGGCGAGTTCCTCGAGGTGCAGCCGCTGTTCGCGCCGAACATCCTGGTCGGCTTCGGCCGGGTCGAGGGCCGGCCGGTCGGCGTCGTGGCCAACCAGCCGACGCAGTTCGCCGGGACGCTGGACATCGACGCCAGCGAGAAGGCCGCCCGCTTCGTGCGCACCTGCGACGCGTTCAACATCCCCGTGCTCACCTTCGTCGACGTGCCCGGCTTCCTGCCGGGGACGTCGCAGGAGTGGGAGGGGATCATCCGCCGCGGCGCGAAGCTCATCTACGCCTACGCCGAGGCCACCGTCCCCAAGGTCACCGTGATCACCCGCAAGGCCTACGGCGGTGCCTACGACGTCATGGGCTCCAAGCACCTCGGCGCCGACGTGAACCTGGCGTGGCCGACCTCGCAGATCGCCGTCGTCGGCGCGCAGGGCGCGGTCGGGATCCTCTACCGCAAGGAGCTCGCCGCGGCCGACGACCCCGATGCCCGCCGGGCCGAGCTGATCGCCGACTACGAGGACACCCTCGCCAACCCCTACATCGCCGCCGACCGCGGCTTCGTCGACGCGGTGATCATGCCGTCGGAGACCCGGGTGCAGGTGACCAAGGCCTTGCGGGTGCTGGCCAACAAGCGCCAGTCGCTGCCCCCGAAGAAGCACGGGAACATCCCGCTGTGACCGGTGAGGAGCAGCAGCCGCCGTTGTTGCGCATCGTCTCGGGTTCCCCCTCCGACGAGGAGCTCGCCGCGCTGACCGTCGTCGTCGCCGCGCTGTCGCAGCGGCGCGCGCGTCGGCGGCCGACGCCGGTCGGGACCTGGGCGTCGTTCGCCGACGGCCACCGCGGTCCGCTGCAGCCCGGCCCGGGCGGCTGGCGTGCCTCCGGGAGATTCGCATGACCGAACCGCGCCGGGTCGTCCTCGGCAGCGCCTCACCGGCCCGCCTGAGCCTGCTCCGGCAGGCCGGGCTGGCGCCGGAGGTGGTCATCAGCAACGTCGACGAGTCGCAGGTCGACGCGCCGCGGGTGGCCGAGAAGGTGGCCCTGCTGGCCGCGGCCAAGGCCAAGGCGGTCGCCGAGCAGCAGGCCGATGCCCTGGTCATCGGTGCCGACTCGCTGCTGGAGTTCCGCGGCGAGGCGTTCGGCAAGCCGGCCGACGTCCGGGACGCCCGCGACCGCTGGCAGCGCATGGCCGGGCACAGCGGCGTCCTGCACACCGGGCAGGCGCTGTTCGACGTCCGGGACGCCGCAGTCGTCAGCCGGGACGTCGCCGTCGTCTCCACGGTGGTCCACTTCGCCGCGCTGACCACGCAGGAACTGGAGGCCTACCTGGCCACCGGTGAGCCCCTGGCCGTCGCCGGCGCGTTCACCCTCGACGGGCTGGGGGCGCCGTTCGTCCGGCGGGTGGAGGGCGACCCGGCGGCGGTGGTCGGGCTGTCGCTGTCGACGCTGCGCACCCAGCTGGCCAAGCGCGGCCTGGCGCTCACCGATCTCTGGCGGCGCTGACCGGTCCCCGGCGGAGGTCCAGGACGACGGCGCCGGCGAGCGGGGGGATCCGCTCCAGCCAGCGCTCGGCGCG
Protein-coding regions in this window:
- a CDS encoding biotin--[acetyl-CoA-carboxylase] ligase; protein product: MPETTPSRWSDLERPALDARALAAALTRDGGLWRTLEVVQSTGSTNAELLARATGGADEGTVLVAEYQEAGRGRLDRTWTSPPRAGLTVSFLVRPDVPAARRGWLPLLTGVALAESVGEATGVRTSVKWPNDLLALDGRKLAGILAEASGGAVVVGTGLNVNTDAAELPDTGTSLSVVTGSPVDRGPLLLAFLRAVERRYRAWVEALGDPVASGLAADYLAWSSTVGTTVAVTLPDGTTLEGVAQAVDWDGRLVVATQTGTVELASGDVQHVRKV
- a CDS encoding acyl-CoA carboxylase subunit epsilon: MTGEEQQPPLLRIVSGSPSDEELAALTVVVAALSQRRARRRPTPVGTWASFADGHRGPLQPGPGGWRASGRFA
- a CDS encoding protein kinase domain-containing protein, with product MPLAPGDTVAGYTVVRELGTGGMGAVYLVRHPRLPRLDALKLLRRELNDDPGYTQRFLQEADVVARLAHRNIVSVLDRGEDDGQLWLTMQYVEGTDAETALAAAGGRFAPDRAVHVVAEVASALDAAHRQHLVHRDVKPANILLRAGDEGEREQVFLTDFGIAKPLDGGQGLTRTGMVLATFDYASPEQIESRTLDGRSDQYSLGCVLFRLLTGRVPYPGQSLVAAVQGHLVMPPPRPTDLVPDLPAGLDGVVARAMAKHPEARFSSCRELAAAAAAALAPGRVPPVLVRPTEPETVVELAGPPLPPPPTHPELRPTSPTPPPQPGRAPPPVYAAPTPPPTAPPSVPAPRSPVTAPPVTAPARRGPGRWLWLAAAVAVLVAGGATWWFLGRDDGSAGDSSGSSSASRTAGSPAQAALDALPRADPLATGVLVVPRTVGGQVDLHLVDSATGEEIGTHSAPGDDVGPVLSPDRRSVVFSRVLDGRTELRVIASDGSGDSPLFASPPANCASPGRPAWNPKDPTQLALVCHGAGTGGADRLVLVGLDGSVIRELDAGHAYVDDLTFSPDGTRLAYWANDRSGVDGGNIVSLPVDGSGATAQLTTAGGDADPIWSPDGISVAFRRDDGHGGRRIFVMAADGSGQKPLTSAGYFDQDPTWSPDGSQLAFKSNRGGSGDSIWIMAAGGGQPRQLPLDDSAGDQAPAWGAR
- a CDS encoding Maf family protein, whose product is MTEPRRVVLGSASPARLSLLRQAGLAPEVVISNVDESQVDAPRVAEKVALLAAAKAKAVAEQQADALVIGADSLLEFRGEAFGKPADVRDARDRWQRMAGHSGVLHTGQALFDVRDAAVVSRDVAVVSTVVHFAALTTQELEAYLATGEPLAVAGAFTLDGLGAPFVRRVEGDPAAVVGLSLSTLRTQLAKRGLALTDLWRR
- a CDS encoding acyl-CoA carboxylase subunit beta; protein product: MSAGDLQSAGEHVPDDIDIHTTAGKLADFERRVQEATHAGSERAVEKQHAAGKMTARERIEALVDPGSFTEFDEFARHRSTNFGMESRRPFGDGVVTGWGTVDGRPVAIFSQDVTVFGGSLGEVYGEKIVKVLDFAMTNGCPVVGINEGGGARIQEGVVSLGLYGEIFRRNVHASGVIPQISLIMGANAGGHVYSPALTDFVVMVDKTSQMFITGPDVVKTVTGEDVTLEELGGARTHNTKSGVAHYLAEDEADALDYVKALLSYLPSNNLDPLPAIEVAPAEIALPEALTDLDLELDTFIPDSANSPYDMHTVIDHVLDDGEFLEVQPLFAPNILVGFGRVEGRPVGVVANQPTQFAGTLDIDASEKAARFVRTCDAFNIPVLTFVDVPGFLPGTSQEWEGIIRRGAKLIYAYAEATVPKVTVITRKAYGGAYDVMGSKHLGADVNLAWPTSQIAVVGAQGAVGILYRKELAAADDPDARRAELIADYEDTLANPYIAADRGFVDAVIMPSETRVQVTKALRVLANKRQSLPPKKHGNIPL
- a CDS encoding PH domain-containing protein; this encodes MPYPDKLLADDEEVVRHLHPHWLTVFWPIVWFLLIVGAASFGAAVIPDGSSQGTWRLVLVVVAVVLAVALVVVPLLRWRTTHYVITTHRLLFRQGILARHGRDIGLSRITDVSYRQSLWDRIINSGTLTIESAGESGATVLKAIPDSDGVQQLLNHMIEEDADRRAQENAGYIRGEGDGDGWHATRQF